A region of Chloracidobacterium sp. DNA encodes the following proteins:
- a CDS encoding acyl-CoA dehydrogenase, translating to MSAAAPVPASSPVSALTILSDDERLFRDSVADFARERIRPHVARMDEEGVFEKAILDQCFELGLMGIEIPVEYGGSGGSFFMAVLAVEELGKVDASASVIVDVQNTLVNNAIMRWGTLEQKKRYLPQLATRVLASYALSEAGSGSDAFALACRAVDKGDYWELTGRKLWITNAAEAGLFIVFATVNPEAGYKGITAFLVERDMPGFAVGKKENKLGIRASSTCELILEGCRVPKANVLGEIGKGYKIAIETLNEGRIGIGAQMVGVAAGALEHGIRYAKERVQFGKRIADFQAIQHQIAELATHIEAARLMVYNAARLRDAGQPFIKEAAMTKWFASQVAESVTSQVVEIFGGYGFTKDYPVEKYFRDSKIGKIYEGTSFMQLNTIAKLLLAD from the coding sequence ATGTCCGCTGCTGCCCCTGTACCAGCCTCCTCGCCCGTTTCCGCACTCACGATTCTGTCAGATGATGAACGTTTGTTTCGTGACAGCGTCGCCGACTTTGCCCGCGAACGCATTCGTCCGCATGTCGCCCGCATGGACGAAGAAGGCGTCTTTGAAAAGGCCATTCTCGACCAGTGCTTTGAACTCGGTCTAATGGGGATTGAGATTCCCGTCGAGTATGGAGGGTCAGGGGGTTCGTTCTTTATGGCCGTTCTAGCGGTGGAGGAGCTTGGCAAAGTGGATGCTTCGGCGTCCGTTATCGTGGATGTCCAGAATACGCTCGTCAACAACGCCATCATGCGGTGGGGGACGCTGGAGCAGAAGAAGCGCTATTTGCCGCAACTGGCGACGCGCGTGCTAGCGTCATACGCCCTATCGGAGGCTGGTTCGGGCAGCGACGCCTTCGCCTTGGCCTGCCGCGCTGTAGATAAAGGCGATTACTGGGAACTGACAGGGCGCAAACTCTGGATTACCAATGCTGCTGAGGCCGGCTTGTTTATTGTTTTTGCCACCGTCAACCCAGAAGCCGGCTACAAGGGCATTACCGCGTTCCTTGTTGAACGCGATATGCCAGGTTTTGCGGTCGGTAAAAAGGAAAACAAGCTGGGGATTCGAGCGTCTTCAACCTGCGAGTTGATTCTGGAAGGTTGTCGTGTACCGAAGGCGAATGTGCTGGGTGAGATTGGCAAAGGGTACAAGATCGCCATCGAGACCTTGAATGAAGGGCGCATCGGCATTGGTGCGCAGATGGTCGGTGTGGCGGCGGGTGCATTGGAGCACGGCATTCGCTACGCCAAGGAGCGGGTGCAGTTCGGTAAGCGAATTGCCGATTTCCAAGCCATCCAGCATCAGATCGCCGAACTAGCAACGCACATCGAAGCGGCACGGTTGATGGTCTACAACGCCGCCCGGCTGCGCGACGCTGGACAGCCGTTTATCAAAGAGGCAGCAATGACAAAGTGGTTTGCGTCGCAAGTTGCTGAAAGCGTTACCTCCCAAGTCGTTGAAATCTTCGGCGGCTATGGCTTTACCAAAGATTATCCGGTCGAAAAGTACTTCCGCGACTCGAAAATTGGGAAAATCTACGAGGGAACTTCGTTTATGCAACTGAACACAATTGCAAAATTGCTTCTCGCCGACTGA
- a CDS encoding DMT family transporter codes for MGGLSVHHRALLGLVLANAVWGSTFVVAQDVTNPAHPTSLAPMRYIIVRFSIAVALMLLIWVRRLRRLPTQTMIHGLWLGLFLGLGYVLQAQGLAWSGSPSKAAFITGSSVLLVPLFGAWFGKRRPTAGNLLGLVIAFIGFTLLCFPDDHTRGWRWSDAVSFGCTVPFAVHIVLVERYAERSDVDALNIVQLGVSVLVAAAGWLALAGWAALNWPVPSVLAPELLPLTLTTRQVWELLYLVAFGTILCYRLQTWAQRHVSATQTALTLTLEPVFASLMAFLVGVEQLGWRELLGGALTIAGVIVSEVAGTANTHAEKNLT; via the coding sequence ATGGGAGGTTTGTCCGTTCACCACCGGGCGCTGCTAGGCTTGGTGCTCGCCAACGCCGTCTGGGGTAGTACGTTCGTCGTCGCGCAAGATGTCACCAACCCGGCGCATCCGACGAGTCTGGCGCCGATGCGCTACATCATTGTGCGTTTTAGCATCGCGGTCGCCCTGATGTTGCTCATCTGGGTGCGGCGGCTGCGCCGTCTGCCCACCCAGACCATGATTCACGGCCTTTGGCTGGGATTGTTTCTGGGGCTTGGGTATGTCTTGCAGGCGCAGGGCTTGGCATGGAGCGGCAGTCCGTCCAAGGCGGCATTCATCACGGGGTCGAGCGTGCTGCTGGTGCCGCTGTTTGGCGCGTGGTTCGGCAAACGGCGGCCGACGGCAGGCAATCTGCTGGGTTTGGTCATTGCCTTTATCGGCTTTACGCTGCTGTGCTTCCCCGACGACCACACGCGCGGCTGGCGCTGGAGCGACGCCGTTTCCTTCGGCTGTACCGTGCCGTTCGCAGTGCACATCGTGTTGGTGGAACGCTATGCCGAGCGGTCGGACGTGGACGCGCTCAACATTGTGCAGCTTGGGGTGTCGGTGCTGGTGGCCGCCGCCGGTTGGCTTGCGCTGGCCGGATGGGCGGCGCTGAACTGGCCGGTTCCATCGGTGCTTGCGCCGGAGTTGCTGCCACTCACGCTCACCACCCGTCAGGTATGGGAACTGCTGTACTTGGTCGCGTTTGGGACGATTCTGTGCTACCGGCTACAGACGTGGGCGCAGCGGCATGTGTCGGCGACCCAGACGGCGTTGACACTGACCTTAGAACCGGTTTTCGCGTCGCTGATGGCGTTCTTGGTCGGCGTCGAACAGCTTGGGTGGCGGGAACTGCTCGGCGGGGCGCTCACCATCGCTGGCGTCATCGTGTCGGAAGTCGCTGGGACGGCGAACACCCATGCTGAAAAGAACTTGACCTGA
- a CDS encoding STAS domain-containing protein, translating to MKSSENDSERGAGRPPARRPTRYRLDKKVNGVCVLEVVGRLAPSTAQEELTKRVDDLIASGYVNFLIDLRGVSYISSTGVGSLIECYHHAERAGGKLKLLNPSQAVRQILTVSRLDSVFDMWTDEEAALRSFGVSNAEAPAADDEPPTLTPEAVKPAKSAPAPTAAAPSAAAAASTSSAPSQAPPPQARIVKAADAPPLKKGRSRRAKSSA from the coding sequence ATGAAATCCTCTGAAAACGATAGCGAACGCGGCGCAGGTCGTCCGCCAGCGCGACGACCGACCCGCTATCGCTTGGATAAAAAAGTCAACGGCGTTTGCGTACTGGAAGTTGTTGGGCGCCTTGCCCCCAGCACCGCTCAAGAAGAGTTGACCAAGCGCGTGGACGACCTGATTGCATCCGGGTATGTCAACTTTCTCATTGACTTGCGCGGCGTCAGCTACATCAGCAGTACTGGTGTTGGTTCGCTGATTGAGTGTTATCACCATGCCGAACGGGCTGGCGGCAAACTCAAGCTTCTGAATCCGTCGCAGGCCGTCCGGCAGATTCTCACGGTGTCACGGCTCGACAGCGTTTTTGACATGTGGACGGATGAAGAAGCCGCTCTGCGTAGCTTTGGGGTTTCCAACGCTGAAGCGCCCGCAGCGGACGATGAGCCGCCGACGCTGACGCCGGAAGCCGTCAAACCGGCGAAATCCGCCCCTGCGCCGACGGCCGCCGCGCCGTCAGCAGCCGCAGCGGCGTCCACGTCGTCCGCGCCAAGCCAAGCGCCGCCGCCGCAGGCGCGCATCGTCAAGGCGGCGGATGCGCCGCCCCTGAAGAAGGGGCGGTCACGGCGCGCAAAGTCATCCGCTTAG
- the rpmG gene encoding 50S ribosomal protein L33: MAKASKRIKIKLQSSASSHCYYTEKNKQNTNERLVLKKYDPKVRRHVEYKEAK, encoded by the coding sequence ATGGCGAAGGCCAGCAAGCGGATCAAAATCAAATTGCAGAGTTCGGCAAGTTCGCACTGCTACTACACGGAAAAGAACAAGCAAAACACCAATGAGCGGCTCGTTTTGAAGAAGTATGATCCTAAGGTGCGTCGGCACGTGGAGTACAAGGAAGCCAAGTAG